Within the Thalassophryne amazonica chromosome 19, fThaAma1.1, whole genome shotgun sequence genome, the region AACCAGCTGCCATATGGCTCACACTGTTCTCAAATGTTCAAAGTGTTTTATTCTATTTTCATGCTTTCATCATTGTTGTCACTGAAACTGCAGCTTTAATCACTGAGAATTGAGTTCAATCTAAACAGAGAAAAAGAACATCAAGAAAAATTATCACTGCTGGTTTGATTAGCAAAATCCTATTCTGACATTTCCACTATAAATAGTTCTGTTTCAGATGTATAAAAGAAGTGATACGGAACAGACTGACTACATCTTTGAACATTCCATTTTAATGACTGCACCACAAACCATACCTGCAGCATGTAGCTGTGATAGTCTTTGATGCGCACTTGCCAGAAGCGCTGCAGGGCCAGAATACTGCCGATGCCCACCTCGTGGAATACTTGCTCCACTACGTCTGGGAAGGGACTGGCACCCAGCCGTGCCTCCCTGTCCACTGCCACTCGTAGCAGACCGGACAAGCGCAGATAATGCTCATGGACCAGATCCGTCAGGGTCTCCAGGACGCTCTCCTGGGCTAACTCAAAGCCTGCGTGGGCTAGGATGGTGGCCACAGCCTGGTAGAGGAGCTGCCTGCAGGACGGCCAACTCAGCTCTGTGACAGGCTCCCCTTTACCCCTTAGGTTGGAAGAAAAAGCAGATACGTAAGGAGCGATTTcccaaatccaaacagttcacatGACCAATCAAACCATTTGTTAAATCAACGATAACGTCTACTTTATTTCTGTtacttaataatgaattaaaaaacatttcagttttaattcactatttcatattttcagtgtgtcaaAGGATTACATACACCAAACTCTAAAAAAGAACCTCAATATCGAAGACCGCAGAAGATCCAAGAAACTGAAAAAGCTTGTAATTCGATAACTGGCAGAATTGGGGGTTAGCTGGGACAACTGTGGCTGCACATCAGAGCCAATCTGTTACACCACTGCTTTCTTACAGTTAAAAGCATGGTTAAATCAAAAACTAGagatctgtgagcaagcacacagaatgGTGCCCCCACTCTCCCGCACTAGGTGCTTAAATGTGTTATTTatatgcactcacacacacatgtacagcaggtaaaataagtattgaacacatcaccattttttcagtaaatatatttctgaaggtgctactgacatgaaattttcaccagattgtTGGTAACAAGCCAAATATTCCAcatttacaaagaaaaaaaaaacaaataagtaGAGAAattgttatgtgtaataaaatgaaatgacacagggaaaaagtattgaacacgctaAATGAAATTTACttaatacttcatacaaaagcctttgttggtcatgaagcttcaagatgcctcctgtatggagaaactagtttcATATATTGATCAGGTGTAATTTtagtccattcttccacacaaacagtcttcaaatcttgaaggttctgtggactctgatctttagttctttccatagagttgtttttttttttcttttggattcaagtcaggtgattggatggaccattctagcagcttcattttcattctctgaaatcaactgagagtttccttgtttgtgtgtttgggatcactgccttactgaaatgtccacccttgtttaatcttcatcatcctggcatATGACAacagatttcaatttcaatttattttcatttatatagcaccaaatcacaacagagttgcctcaagttcAAGAATATCTCAGTACATTTTTCTAtttatccttccttcaattatatgaagtttaccagtgcaatgtgctgaaaaacagccccagaccacgatgttccacctccaaacttcactgtgggTCTGGtggttttggggtgatgtgcagtgccaattatggtgtgtattatggcatccaaagagttcagctTTGGGCTGATCTGACCAGaccatattctcccagtatttcacaggcttgtctaaatgttctgcagcaaactttaaacgagattcaatgctttttcttcagcaatggagtcttgcatggcaAGTGTGCATCCAGGCCATGGTGGTTTCTGGCATTACTtactgttttctttgaaacaattgttcagttgctcTCCACAAGTAGTCCCTGGGTCTTGGACAATTTTTATGATAATTATTTTCATTCCTCTGTCACAAATCTTGTGaagagcacctggtcatggccggtttatggtgaaatgatgttcctttcactttcagattatggccccaacagtgctcactggaacatttcagaagtttagaaatccttctgtaatcaATCAACCATCACTATGATTTGCAACAATGAGGCTGTGAAGATCTTcaaagagctctttgcttttacccatctcaTCTATGATGAGATGTTTTCTTGTCACACAATGAGACATCTTTTTAtcggccatcagttgggactgaatcagctgatattaatttgcattgacaaggggcaggattcttTTCTAATTATtgacagatttcagctggtgtcttggctttccgtgtcttttttgcacctccctttcttcaggtgttcaacacttttcacattattatacataattaaatgtttgtacttatttgttttggtttctttttaAGTGTAGATTACGTGTGTTGTTACCAaagtctggtgaaaatttcatgtcacacacacacacacacacacatatatatatacatNNNNNNNNNNNNNNNNNNNNNNNNNNNNNNNNNNNNNNNNNNNNNNNNNNNNNNNNNNNNNNNNNNNNNNNNNNNNNNNNNNNNNNNNNNNNNNNNNNNNtatatatatatatacatacacacatatatatatacatatatatacatacatatatatatatatatatatatatgtacatacatatatatatatatatatacacacacatatatatatatatatatatacacacatatatatatacacacatatatatacatatatatatactcaacaaaaatataaacgcaacacttttggttttgctcccattttgtatgagatgaactcaaagatctaaaactttttccacatacacaatatcatcatttccctcaaatattgttcacaaaccagtctaaatctgtgatagtgagcacttctcctttgctgagataatccatctcactcacaggtgtgccatatcaagatgctgattagacaccatgattagtgcacaggtgtgccttagactgcccacaataaaaggccactctgaaaggtgcagttttgttttattggggggggataccagtcagtaactggtgtgaccaccatttgcctcatgcagtgcaacacatctccttcgcatcatccgtgaagagaacgcctctccaacgtgccaaacacaagcgaatgtgagcatgtgcccactcaagtcggttacgacgacgaactggagtcaggtcgagaccccgatgaggacgacgagcatgcagatgagcttccctgagacggtttctgacagtttgtgcagaaattctttggttatgcaaaccgattgttccagcagctctccgagtgactggtctcagacgatcttggaggtgaacatgctgtatgtggaggtcctgggctggtgaggttacacgtggtctgcagttgtgaggctggttggatgtactgccaaattctctgaaacgcctttggagacggcttatggtagagaaatgaacattcaatacatgagcaatagctctggttgacattcctgctgtcagcatgccaattgcactctccctcaaatcttgcgacatctgtggcattgtgctgtgtgataaaactgcacctttcagagtggccttttattgtgggcagtctaaggcacacctgtgcactaatcatggtgtctaatcagcatcttgatatggcacaactgtgaggtgggatggattatctcagcaaaggagaagtgctcactatcacagatttagactggtttgtgaacaatatttgagggaaatgatgatattgtgtatgtggaaaaagttttagatctttgagttcatctcatacaaaatgggagcaaaaccaaaagtgttgcgtttatatttttgttgagtatatatacatacatatatatacatacatacatatacatacatatatatacatacatacatatacatacatatatatacatacatacatatacatacatatatatatacacatatatattatacatatatatatatatatatatatatacatacatatacatatatacatacatacatatatatatatatatatatatatatatatatatatatatatatatatatgtgtgtgtgtgtgtgtgtgtgtgtgtgtgtgtgtgtgtgtgtgtgtgtgtgtgtatgtacacacacatTATCATTTGCTATAACATGACAGAATGACTTCAGCAAAGGTGTTCACTCAAACtttgccaaaagcttggtgatACCCAAGCAGAAACCATTCACCAGATTTGGCAGACTTTGGCATGATGCCATGATCATAACGCAAATAACAGTGGTATAACTGCTTCGAAAATAGGCGCATATCAGTGGAGAGCAAAGCACGTTCTCATAGGCCATCCACAAGTGGAAATGACCACATGATTGACAAAATGCGAACTTTGGTCATGGATGACGTTATGTCACCATGCAAACATTTGCAGCCGAGATGGGGATAACCACATGCTTGGTATATTCTATTTTGACAGAGGATTTCGCATGTGGTGAGTGTCACCAAAATTTGTGTTGAAGCTGTGAATAGTGGAGTAGAAGCAACTACATCTGAAGTCTTGCAGGACATGCTGGAAAGTGCAAACAGTGACCTTGAATTCCTGAACACCATTATAACTGATGAGGAGACTTCTGTCACTGCAATGGAAACATCCAACATCACCGAGGCCAAAGAAAGCATGGTAGATGCTGTAAAGCCACatctgttattaataataattagaatGACTATTTAGATTGGATTTTACCAAAAATCAAAGCACtaacaaaataaactgtaataataaaagaataacagTCAATAGTAAAGggtacacaacaacaatgcaaaaagtcccaaattaaagagatgataatacagaaaaaaaggtgcaacttatatatgcgTTGTTCCTCTTCGAGAGACATTTATACTTCAAAAATGTGGTTGGTATTTTTCAGATAGCTTGCTAACATACAGTGCTGTGCAAATATTTtgggcacatttaatgcatcataaaagcattcaaaattatgaaaacctgataaatattcataaatgaatgaaatgtgtgatgaatttaaaCTTTAATGATATTTGATAATAAAATTGGGTTAagtgtataagtcacaggacctcaaaaactattttaagaaaaatgCAGCTTAAAGtgtgagtaattgtgttttaccatcattTGAATATTGCGTGATCATTTTCAacagtgtttgtgtggtattctacagGCCAgcacacttacaaagaaattattattaattttattattattattaaatcaaaaaaatatatatagctcacatattcacttttgttggaactgattttgtgttgacatgccaataaaaaaggGGGTGTGGGGGGAGGGGCACAAAAcactacttttattataactccGGGATGCCTAaatcttttgcacagtactgtacaaATATACAAACATAGTTACACAAAGACGAAGGTGATGACAAGAGTGTACACCTGTAGTTGTGTTATTAATTTACTACGAGTGGCTGTTTACATATTTTAGTGGATACGGTTAGTATTTTGGTACTGCCATTAACCCAAAGTAACTCACTTGTAGAAATCACTTTCAGGGTCGCTATGCCGGAGCTGAAAGGGTTGCCAGGGGGCTTTGCTGTCTGCAGGAAGCAAGTCATCTGGCATGAGAGGTGGCGTAGGAGGGCATGCAGGTAGGCTGATATCACCTTCTTCCAGCCTGATGCCACCCTCAGCAGATGTGGAGCTCTGACCCTGACTCTGGGCTGCTGCTAAAAGACCACGGAGGTGACGTACATGCTGGCACAGCTGCACTGTGTGGACGGTGAGGCTGCATGGCTCTGACGGGATGTCCAGCATGGTGGTGGGCCGTGGACGCTGCGCAGAGGGCTGGTGCAGGGGAGGGTCCTGCATCTCCACAGAGCGAAACTCACGCTGGAGCAAATCAAATGAGCTGCGACTGGGAGGAGCACCTGCAGGTCCAGGGATCTCACCCCAATATCGCATCATGGTGCGTAATCACTGACCAAAGACACCGAGTGGATTCAAAGCTGCCTTgagtctaaaattagaaagacaGGAAAAGTGTCACACTCTAGGATGAGGTGATTAAAAGGAAAAGCAGCTAACCAAGTGATCAGAATCAAAAGACAGCTTTTAAGTTTTACATAAAAACAGCGCTGGCAAACCCTAATTTGGTACAAGTACTTGCTACATTTTGATGACATTTCAAGGAACTGTACCAAGTTatccaaaattcctcctaaaaaaagggagaggagttgatttcagaatgcaaggACTAACTCATGAAACTGGTAGTGTCTAGGTTTGCTAATCatgggccataactctgccaaaatgtgtcagtcttgtacaatattacaatatgtgtattatcaacctataacaagcatttgtttttggaacagacacaaacactggcatccaacatattgatttattctgccttacagaaacctggttacagcaggatgaatatgttagtttaaatgagtcaacacccccgagtcacactaactgtcagaatgctcgtagcacgggccgaggcggaggattagcagcaatctgccactccagcttattaattaatcaaaaacccagacagagcttttaattcatttgaaagcttgactcttagtcttgtccatccaaattggaagtcccaaaaaccagttttatttgttattatctatcgtccacctggtcgttactgtgagtttctctgtgaattttcaggtccacccaccactttaatcatactttagatcttgttttgacttatggtatggaaattgaagacttaacagtattccctgaaaacccccttctgtctgatcatttcttaataacatttacatttacattaatggactacccagcagtggagaataagtttcattacagtagaagtctttctgaaagcgttgtaactaggtttaagggtatgattccttctttgttatgttctccaatgccatataccaacacagtgcagagtagctacctgtgagtgagatagattatctcgtcaatagttttacatccattgagcacaactttggttgctgtagctcctctgaaaaagagagccttaaatcagaagtgtctgactccgtggtataactcacaaactcgcggcttaaagcagataacccataagttggagaggaaatggtgtctcactaatttagaagatcttcacttagcctggaaaaagagtctgttgctctataaaaaagccctccgtaaagctaggacatcttactactcatcactaattgaagaaaataagaacaaccccaggtttcttttcagcactgtagccaggctgacaaagagtcagagctctattgagccgagtattcctttaactttaactagtaatgacttcatgactttctttgttaataaaattttaactattagagaaaaaattactcatcccaaagacatatcgttatctttggctgctttcagtaatgctggtatttggttagactctttctctccgactgttctgtctgagttattttcattagtcacttcctcaaaaccatcaacatgtctattagaccccattcctgccaggctgctcaaggaagccctaccattaattaatgcttcgatcttaaatttgatcaatctatctttattagttggctatgtaccacaggcttttaaggtggcagtaattaaaccattacttaaaaagccatcacttgacccagctatcttagctaattattggccaatctccaaacttccttttctctcaaaaattcttgaaagggtagttgtaaaacagcgaactcatcatctgcagaggaatggtctatttgaagagtttcagtcaggtttcagaattcatcatagtacagaaacagcattagtgaaggttacaaatgctcttcttatggcctcagacagtggactcatctctgtgcttgtcctgttagacctcagtgctgcttttgatactgctgaccataaaattttattacagagattagagcatgccataggtattaaaggcactgcgctgcagtggtttgaatcatatttatctaatagattacaatttgttcatgtaaatggggagtcttcttcacagactaaggttaattatggagttccacaaggttctgtgctagggccgattttattcactttatacatgcttcccataggcagtattattagaaagcattgcttaaattttcattgttacgcagatgatacccaatttcatctatccatgaagccagaggacacacaccaattagttaaactgcaggaatgtcttacagacataaagacatggatgacctctaatttcctgcttttaaattcagataaaactgaagttattgtacttggccccacaaatcttagatacatggtgtctaaccagatccttactctggatggcattaccctgaactctagtaatactgtgagaaatcttggagtcatttttgatcaggatatgtccttcaatgcgcatattaagcaaatatgtaggactgcttttttgcatttgcgcaatatctctaaaattagaaaggtcttgtctcagagtgatgctgaaaaactaattcatgcatttatttcctctaggctggactattgtaatttattattatcaggttgtcctaaaagttccctgaaaagccttcagttaattcaaaatgctgcagctagagtactgacggggactagaaggagagagcatatttcacccatattggcctctcttcattggcttcctgttaattctagaatagaatttaaaattcttcttcttacttataaggttttgaataatcaggtcccatcttatcttagggacctcacagtaccatatcaccccaatagagcgcttcgctctcagactgcaggcttacttgtagttcctagggtttttaagagtagaatgggaggcagagccttcagctttcaggctcctctcctgtggaaccagctcccaattcggatcagggagatagacaccctctctacttttaagattaggcttaaaactttcctttttgctaaagcttatagttagggctggatcaggtgaccctgaaccatcccttagttatgctgctatagacttagactgctggggggttcccatgatgcactgagtgtttctttctctttttgctctgtatgcaccactctgcatttaatcattagtgagtgatctctgctctcttccacagcatgtctttttcttgattctctcccctcagccccaaccagtcccagcagaagactgcccctcctgagcctggttctgctggaggtttcttcctgttaaaaagggagtttttccttcccactgtcgccaagtgcttgctcacagggggtcattttgaccgttggggtttttacgtaattattgtatggcttttgccttacaatataaagcgccttggggcaactgttgttgtgatttggtgctatataaataaaattgattgattgattgatccgccATAACCGGAAATGacacagcaatcagagattttaaCGGAAATCCGTCACACAACTCTGTGCATATAGTCCATTTCTGCATATTTTTTGGTGTCCCCTACGCCTTAAGCCTAAGGACTCAAGCAGTAACATGTTTCAGTGACAACACAACAAGAATACAGTAAGAGTGACAAACTTACACTGAAACATCACATCCACGGCATCACATTTAAAGACTTAGTGACCGGCCAATAGTTTCCTCGTCGCCGCCCCACCCCCAAATGTCTGATGAGCCCGTCTGGGTCATCACATCATTGTGACATAACAACATCAAACGGCCCAAACTGTCTGGTGCCCAGGGGAGGATAAAAGAAAAGGAGGAAAAACAGGACCACTACACaggtacagtaaaaaaaaacctctttgtGGCAgactgcagaaaagacaaaagctctggcttGGTCTTCATTCTTCCACACAGCTCaccacaaaaatatgtttttttttttttttcccgttgCATTGCATCAGGTAGCTAGTAGTGTTAATGTGCCCTCATCCATGGTTTGCTAATTCCTGAAGCATTTTGGGGCGAGGCTCCCCTAAACTGAGCTAcccaaaataaactgttttgttggCAGAGGCTTTGAGCAGAGTTTCTCCCCGTCATTATGATATGCACTGATTGTCAAgaagactctgtgtgtgtgtgtgtgtgtgtgtgtgtgtgtgtgtgtgtgtgtgtgtgtgtgtgtgtgtgtgtgtgtgtgtgtgtgtgtgtgtgtgtgtgtgtgtgtgtgtgccctctTTGCAAAATTCATGACCATTCAATACTGAAAGCCTCCTTCAGcaaaattaaaatttcaaaagACTGTGGTACCAAAACCATTTGAGACGCACAGGTAACATTTGGGGTTTGTCTATAATTTTGGAATTGGAATGTCTGTGAATTTTTCCTTCTTCCAGGAGAATCTGAGTGGTGACCTGAGACCCTCtggattgtaaagtgctttgagcttttaATGCAGGTGGAaatgtgctgtataaatgcagttcgTTTACCGTTTTCCCCAGGCACGGGActatggctgcccactgctcttagtggttggattgtgtctaactgtaattaggatgggttaaatgcagaggagaaATTTTACTGTCTATATGTACGataacaataaaggctctattctattctatgatACACGGACTGACCCTTAATAAGCAATCTACGTGTCAATGAGCTTTCTGTTGAATAACTGTTGCAGTCGTGGACAAAGCCCTAACGATGGAAAACAAACGGAAAAGCAGGCAAACTGTAAGATATTGTAACAgcgagaaaataaaatattttcttaATCTTTTAATGCCGAATTGAAAACTAAAATTTACTGATTCGGCTAAGTCTTAAATCAAAGTTTTTGTCGACGGTCTACTTGCCgaatagtaaaaaaaacaacaacaattgaAAACTAAGTGAAGTTTCGTTCTGcaacaaatacacaaaaacaaCCACAGCGGTACAAACCGAGAATCTAACATTGAATTGTTAGCGCGATACACTGTATTACGTCGTATTAAAGCTGATAATACAGTAAAAGTGTTTCTTACGTTAATGTATGTAgctgaaatgaaattaaaattgatAAACGACATCCAGAGAAACTAACACTTCCGGTCCTCCTCTCTCAAAATTCGGCTGAACGGGTAAGTCAACTGAGTGGTTCCGCAACAGaacgtttgtattttttttttgacagtgttaAAATATTAATACACATGGTAATGTCTGTACGTTTAGataatatttttaatatattaatTGTCAGTTATTTTTACGAAGTATTCCATAGATGGCTGTGTTTTTGAAGAGCCGGACAGTATTTAGGGACGGACCAAACAAAGATGGCGTGTGCTCGTCAATGTAGTTAGACGGTGGCctgtgaaaagaaaaaataaacccaAAAGGAGAGATAAACTCTGCCATGGAAAGTTCGGCAGTTGAGGGTAACGACGCTTCGAAAGACGAACAAGACACAGACGACACTTTTAAGAAACCTGCTGTGTTTTCCGCGCGTGGACCCGTTCAGAAACGAAACGTCACCGCCGCGTTCAAAGAAAAGACAGAAACCGAGAGCGACGGGTGTCCAAATGGAACGAAACTGCCCCAAAAAGAGGAGgcggaagaagaagaaggtgatAAAGAGAAGGACGCGGCTGCTGCTAAGTTGAAGTCCGGCGGCAGGACCAGAGTGCTGCCCGCTAAGGGACCGCCGGCCGGGTCTTTCCCCCCTCTGCCGTACACCGAGCCTCCCTGGGGCCGCACGGCTCCGCATGCCCCCTATTCTCTCGAAGTCCTCAAGAACGGCACGATAGTGGACACTGTCCCCTTCAGTCCCAAAAGCTACCTGGTGGTTGGACGCCTTCCCGTGTGTGACGTCACCCTGGACCATCCGTCCGTGTCCAGGTACCACGCGGTCCTACAGTACCGAGGACAGGCCGGACAGGGCGAGGACAGGGGCGTCTACGTCCACGATTTGGGAAGTACGCACGGCACTGTCGTTAATAAGAACAGGATTCCACCAAAGACCTACATCAGACTCCACGTGGGGCATGTCTTAAAGTTCGGAGGGAGTACAAGGCTTTTTATCCTGCAGGTGAGGACCTCTACTTAAAACGCGGTCACCATCACCATGGGTACGTGTGTACTCAGGTCCTTAAATCATTAACTTTTgcagtcagttttctttagacaagtgctCTGTTTGAGAGACGTCAATGTCTGTCAGTCTGTAGAACTTTCATCCTAGCAAGCAGTGTACCACAGGGTACCATTGGGTTCCCTGTTTTTTTATCTTGTTGATCAAGTAACTCTTTGATGTTGTGATGTCTGCaaacacaaaaaggcttgacCATACTAAGACACAAGGCTATCGGCGACGTCTCCGGCAAAGAGATGCTGCAGAAGGATATCGACTGCATGTAAAGCTGGTCAGAAAAGTGGCTGCTTAAAGTACACCCAGATAAGTGTGAGGTTATAACTATTCCACTTTGAGGATGAACATAGACTGATCAAACATACACCATGACATTGTCAAATGGTGATCGTATCAC harbors:
- the supt7l gene encoding STAGA complex 65 subunit gamma isoform X1, translating into MMRYWGEIPGPAGAPPSRSSFDLLQREFRSVEMQDPPLHQPSAQRPRPTTMLDIPSEPCSLTVHTVQLCQHVRHLRGLLAAAQSQGQSSTSAEGGIRLEEGDISLPACPPTPPLMPDDLLPADSKAPWQPFQLRHSDPESDFYKGKGEPVTELSWPSCRQLLYQAVATILAHAGFELAQESVLETLTDLVHEHYLRLSGLLRVAVDREARLGASPFPDVVEQVFHEVGIGSILALQRFWQVRIKDYHSYMLQVSKDLSEEYERLVNPEKTLEDSKPLRIKEEPMSDISFPVSEEPEADLASGDQALPMGVLGAHGERLASGLDGDHSPHTSGGGGATTSPLWPQVKIEPQEGEDGQGTSHHHHHHHGVLGSEVFEEGNPMSTMSESGGTMAPSPSGAASDGSYASHSPDSVMGTSPVFNQRPKKRAKKM
- the supt7l gene encoding STAGA complex 65 subunit gamma isoform X2, which codes for MMRYWGEIPGPAGAPPSRSSFDLLQREFRSVEMQDPPLHQPSAQRPRPTTMLDIPSEPCSLTVHTVQLCQHVRHLRGLLAAAQSQGQSSTSAEGGIRLEEGDISLPACPPTPPLMPDDLLPADSKAPWQPFQLRHSDPESDFYKGKGEPVTELSWPSCRQLLYQAVATILAHAGFELAQESVLETLTDLVHEHYLRLSGLLRVAVDREARLGASPFPDVVEQVFHEVSKDLSEEYERLVNPEKTLEDSKPLRIKEEPMSDISFPVSEEPEADLASGDQALPMGVLGAHGERLASGLDGDHSPHTSGGGGATTSPLWPQVKIEPQEGEDGQGTSHHHHHHHGVLGSEVFEEGNPMSTMSESGGTMAPSPSGAASDGSYASHSPDSVMGTSPVFNQRPKKRAKKM